The region CTGCATTGTGCCCATACCACCACTGAACCATGGCATCTTGGATCCCAGCGTACACTGGGAAAGATTTCATCGCTGCCACCGGAATTTCGATGGAGTTCACGATATGAAGTACTGCCACTGTGATGATAGTGGAAATATAGAACCATAAAGCGACGTACAAATGTTTCTCACGACGACGATGAATCGTCATAAAAAAGTTCACAGCAAAGATCACCCAAACGACCGCGATTGCAATATCGATGGGCCATTCAAGCTCTGCATATTCTTTGGCTTGGGAATAACCCAATGGCAAAGTGATTGCTGCGGCAACGATGATCAACTGCCAGCCCCAGAAATGCATTCTGGACAGAAGGTCAGAGAACATTCGCGTTTTCAGTAAGCGTTGCGATGAGTGATAGATTCCGGCAAAGATTGCATTACCACCAAAGGCAAAAATAGCCGCATTGGTGTGCAGGGGTCTCATACGCCCGAAGGTCACCCATTCCATGTTTAAGTTCGCTGGCCACCAGGGAATCTGGATAGCCGCGATAAGTCCAAAAAGAAATGCAGCGACCGCCCAAATCATTGTAGCGAGCGCGAACTTCTTTACTATATCGTCATCGTAGATAATTTTTTCTACGAGATTACCGTTTGTGTTCACGTTCAGTCCTTTCGTTTTCGTCTAAAAGCATTCGATGAGCGGGAGTTTCAAGGTCATCAAACTGACCTTTTTTATTTGCCCAGAAAAAGGCATATAAAAAACCAGCTCCCATGAGTAACGCCATTGGAATCATAAGTATGATGATGTTCATCGCATCCCCCAAAGTGAGGTCAGAACAATCAGTACGGAGCTAATTGGCATCAAGATCGCTGCCATCATCGGGTTGATAAAACCCAAGAGTGCTGCGGCTCCACCCAGGCAGTTGTAAACCAGAGAAACCGTTAAAGTCCGCGCCAGCACATTGCGGGTTTTTTCAGTTAAAGCAAAAAGATCCATCAGGGGTTGCAAGCCACCGCGAGTGAAATAGATGTCGGCGTGTTGCAGACTTAAATCAACGCTACCTTTGACAGCGATACCAACAGTCGCATTTTGCAATGACAGGGAATCGTTGGCGCCGTCACCAATCATGCAGGTATTGGAATAGTTTTTAATCAGTTCGAATTTAGCCTGCGGAGTTAGATCACCGTAGGCATTTTGCAAAGGAATGTTGCAGCGTTGAGCTGCATCTTTAGCACGGAATGTTTTATCTCCGGAGATCAGAAACGTGTGTAGACCGCGCGCTTGCAATTGTTTGACGATTTGTTCGGAATCTTCGCGCATACGGTCTGCAAAGAAGATCTGACAGAGACTGCGGTGATTTTTTAGGACTTCAATCGCGATTTGGCTGCCTGGCAGGGCAGTATTGTAGGGAAAGACCTCGTAAAGATCATGACCCACGTAACCACGAACTCCTTGGCCAAGAATTTCTTGAACGTCTGAAACATTTTTTGCAGCTGGCAAATGAGACCATGCTTTGCGAATGGCAAAGGCGACCGGATGGTGAGAATGCGCCTCCAGTGCTAAAACAATTTGTTGCACGCTGACGGGTAAGGCTTCCGGGGTGGATTTGACCAAAGTCAGATTGCCCTCGGTCAACGTTCCGGTTTTATCAAAGAAGACATTTTTAAGATTCAGGATCTTTTCAAAAGTGTTTGCACTCTTCATCAGAATTCCTAAGCGCTGCGCTTTTTTAACCGCAAGACCCAACGTAAGCGGCGAACCAAAGGCTAAGGCGCACGGGCAGGCAACCACAATCAAAGCTAAAGCACGTTGAAAGGCTTCGAATGGATTTACGAAAGAATAAAGAATTGCGAATACAG is a window of Bdellovibrio sp. SKB1291214 DNA encoding:
- the ccoS gene encoding cbb3-type cytochrome oxidase assembly protein CcoS, giving the protein MNIIILMIPMALLMGAGFLYAFFWANKKGQFDDLETPAHRMLLDENERTEREHKR